In a single window of the Bacteroides acidifaciens genome:
- a CDS encoding SusC/RagA family TonB-linked outer membrane protein encodes MKIPQKQVWLLATFLSFGQMAFPIGNSVLGEGPVASPIVQQNRRMVNGTVTDSHGPVIGASVIVKGTTSGVITDVDGNFKLEVPIGATIVISYMGYKDKEIKYTGESTLKIELNENVQELQEVQVVAYGATKKVTVTGAMSSITTNDVLKSPVSSIGNALAGKMPGLSAIQTSGQPGSDDPTVYVRGVGSLNESMSQPLFLVDGVERSFFQLDPNEVEDITVLKDASATAVFGVRGANGVILVTTKRGQEGKAKVSFSTSFALQAPTRLPDFANSYEYATAYNNAQLHDGYTEAQLAFKPEAIEGFRTQSNPLAYPDMDWMDYLVRNTALQTQHNLTISGGSQRVRYFASLGVFTQDGLFNCYQKDYDDNYSYNRYNYRLNLDVDLTKTTQLRVNVGGRVNDKHTPGVDGESGLSSIETIFRGIYWAVPFSGSGIVDGKWVWADARNISSSFGDMRDAMYTYYGRGYDVTYGNTLNFDFLLEQKLNFITKGLKAHVKGAYNSSVSLTKKRRGKTPHYEPLIQSDGSVLLRRVDEENILGYEESIGRGKDWYVEAALNYKRDFGKHHVSGLVMYNQSITYYPNGPSAFLSIPRSYIGLVGRATYDYNTRYMFDVNMGYNGSENFAPGKRFGLFPAFSVGWVISEENFMKPLKSFMDYLKVRTSYGIVGNDRVSDNSRFLYLPDVYNASNGGFYFGSGSSITTGANEAKKGNPNVTWETAAKQNYGVDAYFFNSKLKVNFDYFIEHRRDILTSRGTDPGYLAVTLPTANIGKVDNKGYEINVNWRDKINKLRYHIGFNISRTKNKIIYMDEVTYPYAYMQRTGKSVGQHFGRKFAGYFSEEDVERYATEGHGGIPDHGITPKPGDVMYMDLNGDKKIDQNDITAIGNTNYPQLSYGINYGISYKGFDVSMTWAGAAKTSRMLDDVFRYPFGQTNQRSLMRYFVTDTWTQKGDAAKYPAISFVNRSNNYYDSDLWLRDASYLRLKNVEVGYSFPKKILNKMHLGSLRVYATGYNLLTFDKLDVIDPESKSAARANYPLVMVFNFGLKVGF; translated from the coding sequence ATGAAAATACCTCAGAAGCAGGTATGGCTATTGGCGACGTTTTTGTCATTCGGACAAATGGCTTTCCCTATAGGAAATAGTGTGTTGGGAGAGGGTCCTGTTGCAAGCCCTATTGTGCAGCAGAATCGCAGAATGGTTAACGGAACAGTGACTGATAGTCATGGTCCGGTAATTGGTGCCAGTGTAATTGTAAAGGGAACTACCAGCGGGGTTATTACTGATGTGGATGGTAATTTTAAACTGGAAGTTCCGATAGGTGCTACTATCGTTATATCTTATATGGGATATAAGGATAAAGAAATAAAGTATACCGGAGAATCCACCTTAAAGATCGAACTGAATGAAAATGTTCAAGAGTTACAGGAAGTACAGGTGGTGGCTTATGGTGCTACCAAGAAAGTGACAGTGACAGGAGCAATGTCGTCTATTACAACAAACGACGTATTGAAAAGTCCGGTATCAAGTATTGGTAATGCATTGGCTGGTAAAATGCCGGGATTGTCTGCCATCCAGACTTCCGGTCAGCCGGGTAGTGACGATCCCACAGTATATGTACGTGGTGTGGGGTCATTGAACGAATCCATGTCTCAGCCGTTGTTTTTGGTGGATGGAGTAGAACGTAGTTTCTTCCAACTCGATCCTAATGAAGTGGAAGATATTACGGTATTGAAAGATGCTTCTGCAACGGCTGTGTTTGGAGTACGTGGTGCTAATGGTGTTATTTTGGTGACGACCAAACGTGGGCAGGAAGGGAAAGCGAAAGTTAGCTTCTCTACTTCATTTGCTTTACAGGCACCTACTCGCTTACCTGATTTTGCTAATAGTTATGAATATGCCACGGCATATAATAATGCCCAGCTTCACGACGGATATACCGAAGCCCAGCTGGCGTTCAAACCGGAAGCTATTGAAGGGTTTCGCACTCAGAGTAATCCGCTAGCTTATCCGGATATGGACTGGATGGATTATTTGGTACGTAATACAGCCTTGCAAACGCAACATAACTTGACCATTTCGGGCGGTTCGCAGAGAGTGCGCTATTTCGCGTCACTCGGTGTGTTTACTCAGGACGGACTCTTTAATTGTTATCAAAAAGATTATGATGACAATTACAGCTACAATCGCTACAATTATCGTTTGAATTTGGATGTGGATTTGACAAAGACTACACAGCTTCGTGTGAATGTAGGTGGACGTGTCAATGACAAACACACTCCGGGAGTGGATGGAGAATCGGGGCTGTCTAGTATTGAAACTATTTTTCGTGGTATTTATTGGGCTGTTCCGTTTTCCGGTTCAGGTATCGTAGACGGAAAATGGGTGTGGGCCGATGCACGTAATATTTCTAGTTCTTTTGGTGATATGCGCGATGCCATGTACACTTATTATGGACGAGGTTATGATGTGACTTATGGTAATACGCTGAATTTCGATTTCTTATTAGAACAGAAGTTGAACTTTATTACCAAAGGTTTGAAAGCTCATGTGAAAGGGGCTTATAATAGTTCTGTATCTCTCACTAAAAAAAGACGTGGTAAAACTCCTCATTACGAGCCGTTGATACAATCTGACGGATCGGTACTGCTTCGCCGTGTGGATGAAGAAAACATATTAGGGTATGAAGAATCTATCGGTCGTGGTAAGGACTGGTATGTAGAAGCTGCCCTGAACTATAAACGTGACTTCGGTAAACACCATGTTTCGGGACTTGTAATGTATAATCAATCCATTACTTATTATCCTAACGGACCTTCGGCATTTTTGTCAATTCCGAGAAGTTATATAGGTTTGGTGGGACGTGCTACTTACGACTATAATACCCGTTATATGTTTGATGTAAATATGGGATACAACGGTTCGGAGAACTTTGCCCCGGGCAAACGCTTCGGTTTGTTCCCTGCTTTCTCTGTGGGATGGGTAATATCAGAAGAGAATTTCATGAAGCCGCTAAAATCGTTTATGGACTACCTGAAAGTGCGTACATCTTATGGTATCGTAGGTAATGACCGTGTGAGCGATAACTCTCGTTTCCTCTACCTGCCGGACGTATATAACGCTTCCAATGGTGGTTTCTATTTCGGTAGTGGCAGTTCTATTACTACGGGTGCCAACGAGGCAAAGAAAGGAAATCCTAATGTGACTTGGGAAACGGCTGCTAAACAGAATTATGGTGTTGACGCTTATTTCTTTAATAGCAAATTGAAGGTGAATTTTGACTACTTCATCGAACACCGCCGTGACATCCTGACTTCTCGTGGAACTGATCCCGGTTACTTGGCTGTGACGCTTCCTACCGCTAATATTGGTAAGGTAGACAATAAAGGATATGAAATCAATGTGAACTGGAGAGATAAGATTAACAAACTGAGATATCATATCGGCTTTAATATCTCGCGTACCAAAAACAAAATTATTTATATGGACGAGGTGACTTATCCATATGCTTATATGCAACGTACCGGTAAATCTGTCGGTCAGCATTTTGGTCGTAAGTTTGCAGGATACTTTTCAGAGGAGGATGTGGAACGATATGCTACCGAGGGACATGGAGGTATTCCTGATCATGGCATTACTCCCAAACCTGGCGACGTTATGTATATGGACTTGAACGGTGATAAAAAGATAGACCAGAATGATATTACGGCTATCGGTAATACTAATTATCCACAGTTGTCATATGGTATAAACTATGGTATCTCTTACAAGGGATTTGACGTTAGTATGACTTGGGCGGGTGCTGCCAAGACTTCGCGTATGTTGGACGACGTTTTCCGTTATCCTTTCGGGCAGACTAACCAACGTTCATTGATGAGATATTTTGTTACTGATACTTGGACACAAAAGGGGGATGCAGCTAAATATCCTGCAATTTCCTTTGTAAACAGAAGTAATAACTACTATGACTCTGATTTATGGTTGCGTGATGCTTCTTACTTACGCCTGAAAAACGTGGAAGTGGGTTACAGTTTCCCCAAGAAAATTTTGAATAAGATGCATTTAGGTAGTTTGCGTGTATATGCTACCGGTTATAACTTGCTTACATTTGATAAATTGGATGTGATAGACCCGGAGTCGAAATCTGCTGCAAGAGCTAATTATCCATTGGTGATGGTTTTCAACTTTGGTTTGAAAGTAGGTTTTTAA
- a CDS encoding RagB/SusD family nutrient uptake outer membrane protein, translating to MKSLTRYFQGLILGALLITTISCEDFALGEKFLQKPPSSDITIDTIFSTAVYARRVLWNSYGNLPYAFWASNSYGYSTNMWFGIQEDLTDLCNSALTWDGPNKAYYSGAYNAGSEEASDGDGGTKYGFTRRNSWKSIRMAWVFIENVDRVPDMEDAEKLRLKAEAKIVIATQYAEMLRHFGGLPIVDRAISAEDGLGFPARATLQETVNFIVRLLDEAIDCKELPWNVTEEESDNWSGRLTRASAMGLKVRVLLFAASPLFNNEMPYYEGEASERLMTWFGGYEQKRWEDAAKAGEDFFRALNKEGFYGLVKAGEPRMAFRDAYYTRGTTESLISVRRHYKTNNIGGIMQSARWGAWGVTKEYFDMFPMADGSDFDWNNQEHAKNPFINRDPRLCETILLDGDKFGSGVAAIYRQYSKDKTNYPKGEHYNNKSVSLDDKGLTTNGLTARKFLLDRQGEWSGRVIQWPLLRLAEVYLSYAEALNECNRTGEAYSYINVVRNRVGLGDLKTGLGKEEFREAVLRERACEFGFEEVRFYDLIRWKRETDFTKHLHGLYFYKHKKTGEYLFEFPQLKERAWQKAGGFSPKWYLSAFPPKEVNKGYGLVQNPGWE from the coding sequence ATGAAATCACTTACAAGATATTTTCAAGGATTGATATTGGGGGCTTTATTGATTACCACAATATCATGTGAGGACTTTGCGCTGGGTGAGAAATTCCTCCAGAAACCGCCTAGTTCGGATATTACCATTGATACCATCTTTTCTACAGCGGTATATGCGCGTCGGGTGCTGTGGAATAGTTACGGTAATTTGCCATACGCATTTTGGGCAAGTAACAGTTATGGTTACTCCACCAATATGTGGTTCGGCATTCAGGAAGACTTGACGGATTTGTGTAATTCTGCTTTGACTTGGGATGGTCCTAATAAAGCTTATTATAGTGGTGCTTACAATGCCGGTTCAGAAGAGGCGTCCGATGGAGACGGAGGTACCAAATACGGCTTTACCCGGCGTAATAGTTGGAAAAGTATCCGCATGGCTTGGGTGTTTATAGAGAATGTGGACCGTGTGCCTGATATGGAAGATGCTGAGAAGTTGCGTTTGAAAGCAGAAGCTAAAATTGTGATTGCTACTCAATATGCCGAAATGCTTCGTCACTTTGGTGGTCTGCCTATTGTAGATCGAGCTATTTCTGCAGAAGATGGTTTGGGATTTCCTGCCCGTGCCACTTTGCAGGAGACTGTGAATTTTATTGTGAGATTGTTGGATGAAGCTATTGATTGTAAAGAACTTCCCTGGAATGTTACTGAAGAAGAATCTGACAACTGGAGTGGTCGCCTGACCCGTGCTTCCGCTATGGGATTGAAAGTACGTGTTCTTTTGTTTGCTGCAAGTCCTTTATTTAATAACGAGATGCCTTATTATGAAGGCGAAGCTTCCGAAAGACTGATGACTTGGTTTGGTGGATATGAACAAAAGCGTTGGGAAGATGCCGCAAAAGCAGGCGAAGACTTTTTTAGGGCATTGAATAAGGAAGGTTTCTACGGTTTGGTAAAAGCTGGAGAGCCGCGTATGGCATTCCGTGACGCTTACTATACACGAGGTACGACCGAATCATTGATTTCGGTACGTCGTCATTATAAGACCAACAATATCGGCGGTATCATGCAAAGTGCACGTTGGGGTGCTTGGGGAGTTACTAAAGAGTACTTCGATATGTTTCCTATGGCAGATGGAAGCGATTTTGACTGGAATAACCAAGAGCATGCTAAAAATCCGTTTATAAATCGTGATCCTCGTTTGTGCGAAACCATTCTGTTGGATGGTGACAAGTTCGGTAGCGGTGTGGCTGCTATATATCGGCAATATTCAAAAGATAAGACAAATTATCCGAAAGGCGAACATTATAATAATAAAAGTGTCAGTTTGGATGATAAAGGATTAACCACTAACGGTCTGACAGCACGCAAGTTTTTACTCGACCGTCAAGGGGAGTGGAGTGGGCGTGTTATTCAGTGGCCGTTACTACGTTTGGCTGAGGTCTATTTGTCGTATGCTGAGGCATTGAATGAATGTAACCGTACCGGGGAGGCTTATTCTTACATCAATGTGGTGAGGAATCGTGTAGGTTTGGGTGATTTGAAGACTGGATTGGGCAAAGAAGAATTCCGTGAAGCGGTACTTCGTGAGCGTGCCTGTGAATTTGGCTTTGAGGAAGTTCGTTTCTATGACCTTATTCGTTGGAAACGTGAGACGGACTTTACTAAGCATTTGCATGGTCTTTATTTCTATAAGCATAAGAAAACAGGAGAATATCTGTTTGAGTTCCCACAATTAAAAGAAAGGGCTTGGCAGAAAGCCGGTGGCTTCTCTCCCAAGTGGTATTTGAGCGCATTCCCTCCCAAAGAGGTGAACAAAGGTTACGGATTGGTTCAAAATCCTGGTTGGGAATAA
- a CDS encoding SusC/RagA family TonB-linked outer membrane protein, with amino-acid sequence MEKSIKLIITGLLCSSIAAAQVADSIQHYGRGISFSKKEATISGGMATADELGHRTSTVASNALFGLIPGLQVLQNGGNEWENGATLYVRGVGTTSGKSPLILIDGYERSIDNLAVQDIESVSVLKDAASLALYGIRGANGVILITTKRGCVGKPVITFDYEFKMGTPRRLPEFVDGYTYAQSMNEGLRNDGIMTSRYSQRELDAFRDQTYPEFYPNVDWVDEALRDHSFGNNVNFSLRGGGDVVQYFTQLNYLNDKGILQPTEENEGYSTQFKYSKLNFMTNLDIKLGNTTKLQLNMRGNFAEDNRPYTTTADIFDMLYKVPSGAMPIKTSGGRWGATSIYGSNPIAMISDTGYERGQTRNLYADINFVQDLSFITKGLSATARLGFDNEARYWERNQHKYATEQAAMGWDGEENSYKKLTEETALDFSSSIKDVVRRLTINAQVNYDRIWKADHKLNATVFYSMDKLMKRGQNAGRAFMDIVGQIHYTYKNRYLLDFSLAGSASSILEPDDRWGIFPSVGAGWILSEENAFKADWLNMLKLRASYGIAGRADYGVQLFRGSYSGGGSYYFGETPASISGMKEARLAVDGLTYEKSHKLNAGIDFMAWNRLSLSIDGYYDHRTDILVDGDGALSSVLGIAAPDINSGIVNSYGVEVAANWNDKIGNVTYQLGGQFSFNRNKIKEMNEVYRPYDYLKRTGHSVSQYFGYEVEGIYQSWDDIKNREVKQILDEVRPGDLKFKDQNGDKVIDEYDQVALGYNKVCPEIYYGFSLGAECKGLGFTALFQGVANYSQMLDTRSIYRPLVNNNTVSQYYYDNRWTESNLDGKYPRLTYNGSKNNYNTNSLWVTDASYLKLRTLEVYYDLPQKWVNKLPGVNHMRLFARGHDLFSIDKMDGVIDPEMTGTGHPLMTQYTFGVNLRF; translated from the coding sequence ATGGAAAAAAGTATAAAGCTAATCATTACAGGGCTGCTGTGTTCTTCCATTGCGGCAGCTCAAGTAGCAGACAGCATACAGCATTATGGACGGGGTATCTCGTTCAGCAAGAAAGAAGCGACTATTTCTGGTGGCATGGCTACGGCTGATGAACTGGGTCACCGTACCAGTACGGTAGCTTCCAACGCTTTGTTTGGACTGATTCCCGGTCTTCAGGTTTTGCAGAATGGAGGGAATGAATGGGAAAACGGTGCTACACTCTATGTACGTGGTGTAGGGACTACCAGTGGTAAGAGTCCGTTGATATTGATTGATGGTTATGAACGTAGTATTGATAATCTTGCTGTGCAAGATATCGAGTCCGTCAGTGTACTGAAAGATGCCGCTTCACTGGCGCTTTATGGTATACGTGGTGCTAACGGTGTGATTCTTATCACTACCAAGCGTGGTTGTGTAGGGAAACCTGTCATTACGTTCGATTACGAGTTTAAGATGGGCACACCACGTCGTTTACCAGAATTTGTGGATGGTTATACTTATGCTCAGTCTATGAATGAAGGCTTGAGAAATGACGGTATCATGACATCTCGTTACAGTCAGCGTGAGTTGGATGCTTTCCGCGACCAAACTTATCCGGAGTTTTATCCTAATGTGGATTGGGTGGACGAAGCGCTTCGAGACCATAGTTTCGGTAATAATGTGAATTTTTCTCTTCGTGGAGGTGGTGATGTTGTACAGTATTTTACTCAGTTGAATTACTTGAATGATAAAGGTATCTTACAACCCACAGAGGAGAATGAAGGATATTCTACGCAGTTTAAGTATTCTAAATTGAACTTCATGACCAATCTCGACATCAAGTTAGGAAATACCACTAAATTGCAGCTTAATATGCGTGGTAACTTTGCGGAGGACAATCGTCCTTATACTACTACTGCTGACATATTTGATATGTTGTACAAAGTTCCATCTGGGGCTATGCCTATCAAGACTTCTGGTGGCCGATGGGGTGCAACTTCAATTTATGGTAGTAACCCGATAGCTATGATTTCTGATACTGGTTATGAACGTGGGCAGACTCGTAATCTCTATGCCGACATAAACTTTGTACAGGACTTGAGTTTCATTACTAAAGGTTTGTCTGCTACTGCTCGTCTAGGTTTTGACAACGAGGCGCGATATTGGGAACGCAACCAGCATAAATATGCAACCGAACAAGCTGCTATGGGTTGGGACGGTGAAGAAAATTCTTATAAGAAGTTGACTGAAGAGACTGCTTTAGACTTTAGTAGCAGTATCAAGGATGTGGTTCGCCGTCTGACTATCAACGCACAGGTGAATTATGATCGTATCTGGAAGGCTGATCATAAGTTGAACGCTACTGTGTTTTATAGTATGGACAAGTTGATGAAGCGTGGGCAGAATGCAGGCAGAGCCTTTATGGATATTGTGGGGCAAATTCATTATACTTATAAGAATCGTTACTTGCTTGATTTCTCTTTGGCAGGTTCTGCGTCCAGTATTCTCGAACCGGATGATCGGTGGGGGATTTTTCCTTCGGTAGGTGCAGGTTGGATTCTTTCAGAAGAGAATGCTTTTAAAGCTGACTGGCTGAATATGTTGAAACTTCGTGCTTCGTATGGTATTGCAGGGCGTGCTGACTATGGTGTACAACTTTTCCGTGGTTCATATAGTGGTGGTGGAAGTTATTATTTTGGTGAAACACCGGCTTCTATCAGCGGTATGAAAGAGGCTCGTCTTGCTGTAGATGGGTTAACTTATGAAAAATCACATAAGTTGAATGCAGGTATTGATTTTATGGCATGGAATCGTCTTTCTTTATCAATAGATGGTTATTATGATCATCGTACAGATATTTTGGTAGATGGAGATGGCGCTCTTTCCTCTGTATTAGGTATTGCAGCTCCTGATATAAACAGTGGTATTGTGAATAGCTACGGTGTGGAAGTTGCAGCTAATTGGAATGATAAAATAGGAAATGTTACTTATCAGTTAGGCGGGCAATTCAGTTTCAATCGTAATAAGATTAAGGAGATGAATGAGGTGTATCGTCCGTATGATTATTTGAAACGTACCGGACATTCTGTAAGCCAATATTTTGGTTATGAAGTGGAAGGGATTTATCAGAGTTGGGATGATATTAAAAATCGTGAAGTGAAACAGATACTGGATGAAGTACGTCCCGGTGACTTAAAATTCAAGGATCAGAACGGTGATAAAGTAATTGATGAATATGATCAAGTAGCTTTAGGATATAATAAAGTCTGTCCTGAGATTTATTACGGTTTCAGTCTTGGTGCCGAATGCAAAGGATTAGGATTTACAGCTTTATTCCAAGGGGTTGCCAATTATAGTCAGATGCTTGATACACGCAGTATCTATCGTCCTCTGGTAAACAATAATACTGTTTCTCAATATTATTATGATAATCGTTGGACGGAAAGTAATCTTGATGGCAAGTATCCGCGTCTCACTTATAATGGTTCCAAGAACAACTATAATACGAATTCTTTGTGGGTGACTGATGCCTCATACCTGAAGTTGCGTACATTGGAAGTGTATTATGATTTACCACAAAAGTGGGTAAATAAGTTACCCGGTGTGAACCATATGAGACTGTTTGCCCGTGGGCATGATTTGTTCAGCATTGATAAAATGGATGGTGTGATAGATCCTGAAATGACAGGTACCGGTCATCCGTTGATGACTCAATATACATTTGGCGTTAATTTACGTTTCTAA
- a CDS encoding RagB/SusD family nutrient uptake outer membrane protein → MKLKHIALLISVCILGGCDFMDCDESNDYQKENIFTSFERSKKMVTNIYSYLPQDFCNTEGAMQDAATDDAVHVYKSSAIHYFVNGTWSANRLVDDVWSKYYTAIRAANLYLKEAEGQIFEDWENAEKYKDMMKEFNNFPYEVRFLRAFYYFELIKRYHDVPLVTTVLTQDEVNSLERESCDLVADFIIKELTEITAEGKLPITYTEGFASKDIGRITRGAALALKSRVTLYMASPLYSEDNAGKWKKAASAAYEIIGNVSELGYELVDDLTAQFRKVNNTCAEVILARGVGETGDFEKANFPMGVEGGKTSTCPTQNLVDAFEMKDGSKFDWNDPTMAANPYSNRDPRLARTVAYNNMNWCGAPLQIWEGGANGLPLTNATTTGYYLYKYLNPNISFVSGSTTTKAQHNWVLFRYAEILLNYAEAMINAFGNPDYADTDYPMTAREAVNKVRARGKVEMPPYPAGMGKADFIERLKNERRVELAFEGHRFWDVRRWKDLDKTADIYGVKVIKDEAGKFEYSKFLMETRNMTDNLYFYPISNTEKYKNPNLGQNPGW, encoded by the coding sequence ATGAAATTAAAACATATAGCATTACTTATATCGGTCTGCATATTGGGCGGATGTGACTTCATGGACTGCGATGAGTCAAACGATTACCAAAAGGAAAACATCTTTACGAGCTTTGAACGTTCCAAGAAGATGGTGACCAATATTTATAGTTATTTGCCTCAAGATTTTTGTAATACGGAAGGTGCTATGCAGGATGCGGCTACAGATGATGCCGTACATGTGTACAAGTCTTCAGCTATTCATTATTTTGTAAACGGTACTTGGTCGGCTAATCGACTCGTAGATGATGTATGGAGTAAATACTACACAGCCATTCGTGCCGCCAACCTTTATCTGAAGGAGGCTGAGGGGCAAATTTTCGAGGACTGGGAAAATGCAGAGAAGTATAAGGATATGATGAAGGAATTTAATAACTTTCCTTATGAAGTACGTTTTCTTCGTGCGTTTTATTATTTTGAATTAATTAAGCGTTATCATGATGTGCCCTTGGTTACTACAGTGCTCACTCAGGACGAGGTGAACAGCTTGGAACGTGAAAGTTGTGATTTGGTAGCGGACTTCATTATAAAAGAGCTTACAGAAATTACAGCTGAAGGTAAATTGCCCATTACTTATACGGAAGGTTTTGCTAGTAAAGATATTGGTCGTATCACTCGGGGGGCAGCCTTGGCATTGAAGTCCAGAGTTACGCTTTATATGGCAAGTCCTCTCTATTCGGAAGATAATGCCGGAAAATGGAAAAAAGCTGCATCCGCTGCTTATGAGATCATTGGTAATGTTTCTGAGTTGGGTTATGAGCTGGTGGATGATCTTACAGCTCAGTTTCGTAAAGTGAATAATACATGTGCCGAAGTGATTTTAGCCCGTGGTGTAGGTGAAACAGGAGATTTTGAGAAAGCCAACTTCCCCATGGGAGTAGAGGGTGGAAAAACTTCTACTTGTCCCACACAGAATTTGGTGGATGCTTTTGAGATGAAAGACGGTTCCAAATTTGACTGGAACGATCCTACTATGGCAGCCAATCCTTACAGTAACCGTGACCCACGTCTGGCAAGAACTGTGGCTTACAATAATATGAATTGGTGTGGTGCTCCTCTTCAGATATGGGAAGGCGGTGCTAATGGGCTTCCTTTGACTAACGCTACTACTACAGGGTATTATCTGTACAAATATCTTAATCCCAATATCAGCTTTGTGTCAGGTTCCACGACTACTAAAGCGCAACATAACTGGGTCTTGTTCCGTTATGCTGAAATTTTGCTGAATTATGCGGAAGCAATGATAAATGCTTTTGGAAATCCTGATTATGCGGATACGGATTATCCTATGACTGCCCGCGAAGCAGTGAATAAAGTGCGTGCGCGTGGTAAGGTAGAAATGCCTCCTTATCCTGCAGGTATGGGAAAAGCTGATTTCATAGAACGTCTGAAGAACGAACGACGGGTGGAATTAGCTTTTGAAGGACATCGTTTTTGGGATGTGCGTCGTTGGAAGGATTTGGATAAGACTGCTGATATTTATGGTGTGAAAGTTATTAAGGACGAGGCTGGAAAGTTTGAATATTCCAAGTTTCTGATGGAAACCAGAAACATGACGGACAACTTGTATTTCTATCCGATTTCTAATACGGAGAAATACAAAAATCCTAATTTGGGGCAGAATCCAGGTTGGTAA